One segment of Ipomoea triloba cultivar NCNSP0323 chromosome 12, ASM357664v1 DNA contains the following:
- the LOC115999673 gene encoding calcium uniporter protein 2, mitochondrial-like, giving the protein MAFKKDLAQRLFNAYRFGRPSLLDCRISTSAVSVKTRIPPSPEKIAPDPGDDGIFRRFIHRRPMHQPTGLSSDLPAFPIGDKLIENLRGMDISRDRIRLDGLIPPPLKSDSAADPAAGSLSLSDVRKLLRLSQLETVKSRLRATEQNQISYPDFFRICAQVCSNNDQTLELAKMLDDSGTVIVLGNVVFLNPNQVVKAIQSLIPAGPATTGQAEDPGMKELEEMEKKKAAIDRKAEVLVRRELWGGLGYFVVQTAAFMRLTFWELSWDVMEPICFYVTSVYCMAGYAFFLRTSREPSFEGFFHSRFSAKQKRLMKAQGFDLARYNELKKASSPPAAENFNSFCS; this is encoded by the exons ATGGCGTTCAAGAAAGATTTAGCTCAACGCTTGTTCAATGCCTACCGATTTGGTCGCCCGTCTCTGTTAGATTGCCGGATTTCGACTTCGGCAGTCTCCGTCAAAACTCGGATACCGCCGAGTCCCGAGAAAATCGCCCCCGATCCCGGAGACGATGGAATATTCCGTCGGTTCATCCACCGCCGGCCGATGCACCAGCCGACGGGGCTATCCTCTGACCTCCCGGCGTTTCCAATCGGAGATAAGCTGATTGAGAATCTCCGCGGGATGGATATTTCCAGAGATCGGATTCGACTCGACGGCCTCATCCCGCCGCCGTTGAAATCCGATTCCGCGGCGGATCCGGCGGCCGGTAGCCTGTCGCTGTCGGATGTGAGAAAGCTGCTCCGGTTGTCGCAGCTTGAGACGGTGAAATCGAGGCTTAGGGCAACCGAACAGAACCAGATTTCGTACCCGGATTTTTTCCGGATCTGCGCCCAAGTCTGTTCCAATAACGACCAAACCCTAGAGCTAGCAAAGATGCTCGACGATTCCGGAACCGTAATCGTTTTGGGAAACGTGGTTTTCCTTAACCCTAATCAG GTGGTGAAGGCTATCCAGAGCCTGATCCCGGCGGGGCCGGCCACCACGGGCCAGGCGGAGGACCCGGGGATGAAGGAGTTGGAAGAAATGGAGAAAAAGAAGGCGGCGATTGACCGGAAGGCGGAGGTGCTGGTTCGGAGGGAGCTGTGGGGAGGGCTGGGGTACTTTGTGGTGCAAACGGCGGCGTTTATGAGGCTAACATTCTGGGAGCTTTCGTGGGACGTAATGGAGCCAATTTGCTTCTACGTCACGTCGGTGTATTGCATGGCTGGCTATGCCTTCTTCTTGAGGACGTCCCGTGAGCCCTCTTTTGAGGGGTTCTTTCACAGCAGGTTTAGTGCGAAGCAGAAGCGGCTGATGAAGGCTCAGGGGTTCGATTTGGCGAGGTATAATGAGCTCAAGAAAGCTTCTTCTCCTCCGGCCGCCGAGAATTTTAACTCGTTTTGTTCTTAG
- the LOC115997927 gene encoding probable isoprenylcysteine alpha-carbonyl methylesterase ICMEL2: protein MQMPGDQPFLARATTLAADIITDNRKSLKPLNNTVPGRIRPKGEASLHTVVETHLVTRLSFKLSSYLRLGYHWITRLLALCIYAMLLMPGFLQVAFYYFFSPQVHRNVVYGNKPRNRVDIYLPTPRSSRSSPKPVVAFVTGGAWIIGYKAWGSLLGRQLSERDIIVACIDYRNFPQGTISDMVEDVSQGISFICNHITEYGGDPNRIYLMGQSAGAHISACALVKQAIKESRREKVSWSISRIKAYFGLSGGYNLPSLVDHFHDRGLYRSVFLSIMEGEERLESFSPDIMTQDLSSRKAVCLLPPVILFHGIEDWSVPSDASKAFVDTLHGVGAQAELILYKGKTHLDLFLHDPLRGGKDELFDYLVEFIHSNNKEALAMDAIAPPRRRLIPEFLIKLARRISPF, encoded by the exons ATGCAGATGCCGGGCGATCAACCTTTCCTGGCTAGGGCTACGACCTTGGCCGCCGACATTATAACAGACAACCGGAAAAGCCTCAAACCGTTAAACAATACCGTGCCTGGTCGGATTCGGCCCAAAGGCGAAGCATCTTTGCACACGGTCGTCGAGACTCATTTGGTTACTCGCCTCAGTTTCAAGCTTTCTTCCTATCTCAG GTTAGGTTATCATTGGATTACAAGACTTCTTGCACTTTGTATTTATGCAATGCTACTTATGCCTGGGTTTCTTCAAG TTGCattttattacttcttttcaccccAGGTCCATCGGAATGTTGTTTATGGTAACAAACCAAGAAATAG AGTAGATATATATTTGCCAACACCTAGAAGTAGTAGAAGTAGTCCAAAGCCTGTTGTGGCATTTGTCACAGGTGGAGCATGGATTATTGG GTACAAGGCATGGGGTTCTCTCTTAGGAAGACAGTTATCAGAAAGGGATATCATAGTGGCATGCATTGATTACAG AAACTTTCCACAGGGAACAATAAGCGATATGGTGGAAGATGTTTCTCAAGGTATTTCATTCATTTGTAACCATATTACTGAATATGGAGGTGACCCAAACAG GATTTATCTCATGGGTCAATCTGCTGGAGCACATATTTCTGCATGTGCTCTTGTGAAACAGGCAATTAAAGAATCAAGAAGAGAAAAGGTTTCTTGGAGCATTTCACGCATAAAAGCATACTTTGGTTTATCAGGCGG ATACAACTTACCGAGCCTAGTTGATCACTTCCATGACAGAGGATTGTATCGCTCTGTTTTTCTCAG TATAATGGAAGGTGAAGAGCGTTTGGAAAGTTTCTCTCCTGATATTATGACACAAGATCTGAGCTCTAGAAAAGCTGTCTGTTTGCTGCCTCCTGTTATCCTATTCCATGGCATTGAAGATTGGTCCGTTCCTTCAGATGCAAG TAAAGCATTTGTAGATACTCTCCATGGAGTGGGGGCTCAAGCTGAACTGATATTGTACAAGGGGAAAACTCATTTGGATTTGTTCCTCCAT GATCCTCTGAGAGGTGGTAAAGATGAGCTGTTTGATTATCTGGTGGAATTCATACATTCCAACAACAAAGAAGCTCTTGCTATGGACGCCATTGCTCCTCCAAGAAGACGGCTCATTCCTGAATTTCTCATAAAATTGGCTCGCAGAATCAGCCCATTTTAA
- the LOC116000238 gene encoding transcription factor CYCLOIDEA-like isoform X1, protein MFSSTDANPLHHPQFLVASTTFHGGTHQTTLLPHLQDHYLFPNTHMLPSNNNNNNNNNNNVVNCKPLNSYVFPSNCRRRTTSGKKKDRHTKILTAQGPRDRRVRLSICSARKFFDLQDTLGFDKPSKTLNWLFAQSKLAIEELFHTKMGAERQITVSENSQEMGIRANEEEKEKEGNIGVFTDLANKHSRAKARERARARTINKMCFKELSEAKMLLPSPLIKLPLHKNELITTKESIAPRICSVWDIPKHLMMPKGLGVGHSNVSSSQVLQIAENPGAALITTIKPNS, encoded by the exons ATGTTCTCTTCCACCGATGCAAACCCTCTTCATCATCCCCAGTTTCTGGTGGCTTCCACCACCTTTCACGGCGGCACTCACCAGACTACTCTCCTCCCTCACCTCCAAGACCACTACCTGTTTCCAAATACCCACATGCTACCatctaacaacaacaacaacaacaacaacaacaacaacgttgTTAATTGTAAACCGCTAAACAGTTATGTGTTCCCCAGCAACTGCCGGCGCAGAACAACATCAGGTAAAAAGAAGGATCGGCACACTAAAATCTTGACGGCTCAAGGCCCCAGGGATCGGAGGGTTAGGCTCTCAATCTGTAGTGCTCGTAAGTTCTTTGATCTTCAAGACACCTTGGGTTTCGACAAGCCCAGCAAAACACTCAATTGGCTCTTCGCTCAATCAAAACTCGCCATTGAAGAGCTTTTCCATACTAAAATGGGGGCTGAAAGGCAAATAACAGTATCCGAAAACTCCCAAGAAATGGGTATAAGggcaaatgaagaagaaaaagaaaaagaaggcaaTATTGGGGTTTTTACTGATCTTGCTAATAAACACTCTAGGGCAAAGGCAAGGGAGAGAGCTAGGGCAAGAACTATCAACAAAATGTGCTTTAAGGAGCTTAGTGAAGCCAAGATGTTACTCCCATCTCCCTTAATCAAACTTCCCTTACACAAGAATGAGCTAATAACTACTAAAGAATCCATAGCCCCAAGGATTTGCTCAGTGTGGGATATTCCTAAGCATCTTATGATGCCAAAAGGTTTGGGTGTAGGCCACAGCAATGTTAGTTCATCCCAAG TACTTCAAATTGCAGAAAATCCTGGGGCTGCTCTGATCACAACTATCAAACCTAATAGCTAA
- the LOC116000238 gene encoding transcription factor CYCLOIDEA-like isoform X2, producing the protein MFSSTDANPLHHPQFLVASTTFHGGTHQTTLLPHLQDHYLFPNTHMLPSNNNNNNNNNNNVVNCKPLNSYVFPSNCRRRTTSGKKKDRHTKILTAQGPRDRRVRLSICSARKFFDLQDTLGFDKPSKTLNWLFAQSKLAIEELFHTKMGAERQITVSENSQEMGIRANEEEKEKEGNIGVFTDLANKHSRAKARERARARTINKMCFKELSEAKMLLPSPLIKLPLHKNELITTKESIAPRICSVWDIPKHLMMPKGLGVGHSNVSSSQENPGAALITTIKPNS; encoded by the exons ATGTTCTCTTCCACCGATGCAAACCCTCTTCATCATCCCCAGTTTCTGGTGGCTTCCACCACCTTTCACGGCGGCACTCACCAGACTACTCTCCTCCCTCACCTCCAAGACCACTACCTGTTTCCAAATACCCACATGCTACCatctaacaacaacaacaacaacaacaacaacaacaacgttgTTAATTGTAAACCGCTAAACAGTTATGTGTTCCCCAGCAACTGCCGGCGCAGAACAACATCAGGTAAAAAGAAGGATCGGCACACTAAAATCTTGACGGCTCAAGGCCCCAGGGATCGGAGGGTTAGGCTCTCAATCTGTAGTGCTCGTAAGTTCTTTGATCTTCAAGACACCTTGGGTTTCGACAAGCCCAGCAAAACACTCAATTGGCTCTTCGCTCAATCAAAACTCGCCATTGAAGAGCTTTTCCATACTAAAATGGGGGCTGAAAGGCAAATAACAGTATCCGAAAACTCCCAAGAAATGGGTATAAGggcaaatgaagaagaaaaagaaaaagaaggcaaTATTGGGGTTTTTACTGATCTTGCTAATAAACACTCTAGGGCAAAGGCAAGGGAGAGAGCTAGGGCAAGAACTATCAACAAAATGTGCTTTAAGGAGCTTAGTGAAGCCAAGATGTTACTCCCATCTCCCTTAATCAAACTTCCCTTACACAAGAATGAGCTAATAACTACTAAAGAATCCATAGCCCCAAGGATTTGCTCAGTGTGGGATATTCCTAAGCATCTTATGATGCCAAAAGGTTTGGGTGTAGGCCACAGCAATGTTAGTTCATCCCAAG AAAATCCTGGGGCTGCTCTGATCACAACTATCAAACCTAATAGCTAA